One segment of Leguminivora glycinivorella isolate SPB_JAAS2020 chromosome 12, LegGlyc_1.1, whole genome shotgun sequence DNA contains the following:
- the LOC125231557 gene encoding dynein axonemal assembly factor 4-like, with protein sequence MPIIVKEFTWKQTAAALNITIPLSQGKKEKVDLFATDTYIKAHYSPFLFEVFLLHDVNIDKSKCLVKEDLIVLDLVKREEREWEQLEKELTKADKMKLRQEILEKCQEKAKEEFEQKRIKKSEMDRFTVQKAMEIDSRHHELMDKRRDEQRKKAMDALEEWRVNTDGNKGVKIVELPDDKENGVVIEEITDEKPVPKIERDEVAIKKPLQPATPRPKKPVKTPVKSEFVDKKRAEAAKRVLPALRNQGSLEIRHTPRVFPTPSRESARAEEDAWLKNITLARRATGFVSEDLRPEEQDPEWCKNKGDEFFRAGNYLGAISAYTHGVLLSDKLPSLFANRAAAHFALGNFNKCVNDCSTALELLVPACETNRRARAACVARRAAGLARLGYLGKAVDEMKAAARLVPDDRTLRQDIYDMERAWEQNPDDN encoded by the exons ATGCCGATTATAGTAAAAGAGTTCACTTGGAAGCAAACTGCGGCAGCTTTAAATATAACGATACCTCTCAGCCAAGGGAAGAAAGAGAAAGTGGACTTGTTCGCGACAGACACTTACATAAAGGCGCACTACAGCCCCTTCCTGTTCGAAGTGTTCCTCCTCCATGACGTGAACATAGACAAGAGCAAATGCCTCGTCAAAGAAGACCTCATCGTCCTCGACCTGGTGAAGCGCGAGGAGAGGGAGTGGGAGCAGCTAGAGAAGGAACTAACGAAGGCGGACAAGATGAAACTGAGACAGGAAATTTTAGAGAAATGCCAGGAGAAAGCTAAAGAGGAGTTTGAGCAGAAGAGGATAAAGAAGAGTGAAATGGATCGGTTCACGGTGCAGAAAGCGATGGAGATCGATTCTAGGCATCATGAGTTAATGGATAAAAGGCGAGACGAGCAAAGGAAGAAAGCTATGGATGCTCTGGAGGAGTGGAGGGTCAACACAGACGGGAATAAAGGGGTGAAAATAGTAGAGTTACCGGATGATAAGGAGAATGGGGTTGTAATAGAAGAGATAACCGATGAGAAACCGGTACCGAAAATAGAAAGAGATGAAGTGGCGATTAAGAAACCACTGCAACCTGCGACACCGCGTCCTAAGAAACCGGTGAAG ACCCCTGTGAAATCAGAATTCGTGGACAAGAAGCGCGCCGAGGCGGCGAAGCGAGTGCTGCCAGCGCTACGGAACCAGGGCAGCCTGGAGATCCGCCACACGCCCAGGGTGTTCCCTACGCCGAGCCGCGAGTCCGCCAGGGCCGAGGAGGACGCTTGGCTAAAGAATATAACCTTGGCACGCCGAGCCACAG GGTTCGTGTCAGAAGACCTGCGGCCGGAGGAGCAGGACCCGGAGTGGTGCAAGAACAAGGGCGACGAGTTCTTCCGCGCCGGCAACTACCTGGGCGCCATCAGCGCCTACACGCACGGCGTCCTGCTCTCCGACAAGCTGCCCAGCCTGTTCGCCAACCGCGCCGCCGCGCACTTCGCGCTCGGCAACTTTAACAAATGT GTGAACGACTGCTCGACGGCGCTGGAGCTGCTGGTGCCGGCGTGCGAGACGAACcggcgcgcgcgcgcggcgtGCGTGGCGCGGCGCGCGGCCGGGCTGGCGCGCCTCGGCTACCTCGGCAAGGCCGTGGACGAGATGAAGGCGGCCGCACGGCTCGTGCCCGACGACCGCACCCTCCGGCAGGATATCTACGACATGGAGCGCGCCTGGGAACAGAACCCTGACGACAATTGA
- the LOC125231558 gene encoding LOW QUALITY PROTEIN: phosphotriesterase-related protein (The sequence of the model RefSeq protein was modified relative to this genomic sequence to represent the inferred CDS: inserted 1 base in 1 codon), with amino-acid sequence MSGRVQTVLGAVSGEALGRTLPHEHLSMEFTHFYRRPPTALAGKLSARHISLQAAGYLRQYPYSSKYNLTLNDKDTAQAVLNDVKMFKESGGGTIVENSAEGLDRDLSFLKRVSAATGVHVVAGTGYYIADTQHDDALHYTSEEMYNHMVAELTEGCAADNNIKAGFIGXVASVWPIREFERRAIVAAGEAVEQLGSGVSFHPHRHPDAPAEIVRVYLEAGGAADRAVMSHLDRTFLEEEKLLTFAELGTYCQLDLFGTEVSYYQLAPDSDMPSDARRLQLLRALLRDGRAERCTLSHDIHTKHRLADFGGHGYSHLLTNVLPRMKARGFSQQDIDLFTIHNPRRWLTIHKEF; translated from the exons ATGAGCGGCCGTGTGCAAACCG TGCTGGGCGCCGTGTCCGGGGAGGCGCTGGGGCGCACGCTGCCGCACGAGCACCTGAGCATGGAGTTCACGCACTTCTACCGGCGGCCGCCGACGGCGCTGGCCGGCAAGCTGTCGGCGCGCCACATCTCGCTGCAGGCCGCCGGCTACCTGCGCCAGTACCCCTACTCCTCCAAGTACAACCTCACGCTCAACGACAAGGACACGGCGCAGGCGGTGCTCAACGACGTTAAGATGTTCAAGGAGTCTGGGGGAG GTACGATCGTGGAGAACTCGGCGGAGGGCCTAGACAGAGACTTGTCATTCCTGAAGCGCGTGTCGGCGGCGACGGGCGTGCACGTGGTGGCCGGCACCGGCTACTACATCGCCGACACGCAGCACGACGACGCGCTGCACTACACCAGCGAGGAGATGTACAACCACATGGTGGCCGAGCTGACCGAGGGCTGCGCGGCGGACAACAACATCAAGGCGGGGTTCATCG AGGTGGCCAGCGTCTGGCCTATCCGAG AGTTCGAGCGGCGCGCGATCGTGGCGGCGGGCGAGGCGGTGGAGCAGCTGGGCTCGGGCGTGAGCTTCCACCCGCACCGCCACCCCGACGCGCCCGCCGAGATCGTGCGCGTCTACCTCGAGGCGGGGGGCGCCGCGGACCGCGCCGTCATGAGCCACCTCGACC GCACGTTCCTCGAGGAAGAGAAGTTGCTGACGTTCGCGGAGCTGGGCACGTACTGCCAGCTGGACCTGTTTGGCACCGAGGTGTCGTACTACCAGCTCGCGCCCGACAGCGACATGCCGAGCGACGCGCGCCGCCTGCAGCTGCTGCGAGCGCTGCTGCGCGACGGCAGAGCCGAGCGCTGCACGCTCTCGCACGACATACACACCAAGCACCGCCTG GCGGACTTCGGCGGGCACGGGTACTCGCACCTGCTGACCAACGTGCTGCCGCGCATGAAGGCGCGCGGCTTCTCGCAGCAGGACATCGACCTCTTCACCATACACAACCCCCGGCGCTGGCTCACCATACACAAGGAGTTCTAA
- the LOC125231628 gene encoding zinc finger CCCH domain-containing protein 15 homolog isoform X1, with protein MPPKKAPAASKKTEQKKKEKVIEDKTFGIKNKKGAKQQKFIQQVEKQVKSGGIHPAGPVQDKKKDKEQKLKEAKELAALFKPVQTQKVEKGTDPKSVVCAFFKQGQCTKGDRCKFSHDLTIERKAEKRSLYVDMRDDDTMDTWDEDKLKEVVEKKHAEDKQRPTTDIICKHFLEAVERSKYGWFWECPSGTRCIYRHALPPGFVLKRDKKKADDKKNEISLVDLIERERAALGPNQTKITLETFLAWKKKKIKEKQDTMAAAEEQKRSDFKAGRACGLSGREMFSFDPAMAADADADDDDGDAVLGDYGDDAEDDAIEYREITFDDIGMEASEVDDTGTKATCDRLQQLSAGLSNGDAQAVAEAEAGRRRTLQRERARARRCPSTRTCSSTTSWTRSCRGWTSTTDRAAAATLPLFILVLQSIIICKSSSYFLSPKKSSISYIATTEETDLYRVLHR; from the exons atgcCTCCGAAGAAAGCACCTGCTGCGAGTAAAAAGACTGAGCAGAAGAAGAAGGAGAAAGTCATTGAG GACAAAACATTTGGTATCAAGAACAAGAAAGGAGCAAAACAGCAAAAATTCATCCAACAG GTAGAGAAACAAGTGAAGAGTGGCGGCATCCACCCGGCCGGGCCCGTGCAGGACAAGAAGAAGGACAAGGAACAGAAGCTGAAGGAGGCCAAGGAGCTGGCGGCGCTCTTCAAGCCCGTGCAGACACAGAAGGTGGAGAAAG GCACGGACCCCAAGTCGGTGGTGTGCGCATTCTTCAAGCAGGGGCAGTGCACCAAGGGCGACCGCTGCAAGTTCTCCCACGACCTCACCATCGAGAGGAAG GCGGAGAAGCGGTCGCTGTACGTGGACATGCGCGACGACGACACCATGGACACGTGGGACGAGGACAAGCTCAAGGAGGTGGTCGAGAAGAAGCACGCCGAGGACAAGCAGCGCCCCACCACCGACATC ATCTGCAAGCACTTCCTGGAGGCGGTGGAGCGGTCGAAGTACGGCTGGTTCTGGGAGTGCCCGTCGGGCACGCGGTGCATCTACCGGCACGCGCTGCCGCCCGGCTTCGTGCTCAAGCGCGACAAGAAGAAGGCCGACGACAAGAAGAACGAGATCTCGCTCGTCGACCTCATCGAGCGCGAGCGCGCCGCGCTCGGCCCCAACCAGACCAAGATCACGCTCGAAACATTCCTGGcctggaagaagaagaagattaaGGAGAAACAG GACACGATGGCGGCGGCGGAGGAGCAGAAGCGCTCGGACTTCAAGGCGGGCCGCGCCTGCGGGCTCTCCGGCCGCGAGATGTTCTCCTTCGACCCCGCCATGGCGGCCGACGCCGAcgccgatgatgatgatggcgaCGCCGTGCTCGGCGACTACGGGGACGACGCCGAGGACGACGCCATCGAGTACCGGGAGATCACCTTCGACGACATCGGCATGGAGGCTTCAGAG GTGGACGATACGGGCACGAAAGCGACGTGCGACCGCCTCCAACAGTTGTCGGCGGGGCTCAGCAACGGCGACGCGCAGGCGGTGGCGGAGGCGGAGGCGGGGCGGAGGCGGACGCTGCAGCGGGAGCGGGCGCGGGCGAGGCGGTGCCCATCAACGAGAACCTGTTCCTCGACGACGAGCTGGACGAGGAGCTGCAGGGGCTGGACCTCGACGACTGACCGCGCCGCTGCCGCTACCTTACCGCTCTTCATTCTTGTATTACAATCCATCATTATATGTAAATCATCTAGCTATTTTTTATCGCCAAAGAAGTCGTCCATTTCTTACATCGCAACGACCGAAGAGACGGATTTGTACAGAGTGCTGCACCGATAG
- the LOC125231628 gene encoding zinc finger CCCH domain-containing protein 15 homolog isoform X2, which produces MPPKKAPAASKKTEQKKKEKVIEDKTFGIKNKKGAKQQKFIQQVEKQVKSGGIHPAGPVQDKKKDKEQKLKEAKELAALFKPVQTQKVEKGTDPKSVVCAFFKQGQCTKGDRCKFSHDLTIERKAEKRSLYVDMRDDDTMDTWDEDKLKEVVEKKHAEDKQRPTTDIICKHFLEAVERSKYGWFWECPSGTRCIYRHALPPGFVLKRDKKKADDKKNEISLVDLIERERAALGPNQTKITLETFLAWKKKKIKEKQDTMAAAEEQKRSDFKAGRACGLSGREMFSFDPAMAADADADDDDGDAVLGDYGDDAEDDAIEYREITFDDIGMEASEVDDTGTKATCDRLQQLSAGLSNGDAQAVAVPINENLFLDDELDEELQGLDLDD; this is translated from the exons atgcCTCCGAAGAAAGCACCTGCTGCGAGTAAAAAGACTGAGCAGAAGAAGAAGGAGAAAGTCATTGAG GACAAAACATTTGGTATCAAGAACAAGAAAGGAGCAAAACAGCAAAAATTCATCCAACAG GTAGAGAAACAAGTGAAGAGTGGCGGCATCCACCCGGCCGGGCCCGTGCAGGACAAGAAGAAGGACAAGGAACAGAAGCTGAAGGAGGCCAAGGAGCTGGCGGCGCTCTTCAAGCCCGTGCAGACACAGAAGGTGGAGAAAG GCACGGACCCCAAGTCGGTGGTGTGCGCATTCTTCAAGCAGGGGCAGTGCACCAAGGGCGACCGCTGCAAGTTCTCCCACGACCTCACCATCGAGAGGAAG GCGGAGAAGCGGTCGCTGTACGTGGACATGCGCGACGACGACACCATGGACACGTGGGACGAGGACAAGCTCAAGGAGGTGGTCGAGAAGAAGCACGCCGAGGACAAGCAGCGCCCCACCACCGACATC ATCTGCAAGCACTTCCTGGAGGCGGTGGAGCGGTCGAAGTACGGCTGGTTCTGGGAGTGCCCGTCGGGCACGCGGTGCATCTACCGGCACGCGCTGCCGCCCGGCTTCGTGCTCAAGCGCGACAAGAAGAAGGCCGACGACAAGAAGAACGAGATCTCGCTCGTCGACCTCATCGAGCGCGAGCGCGCCGCGCTCGGCCCCAACCAGACCAAGATCACGCTCGAAACATTCCTGGcctggaagaagaagaagattaaGGAGAAACAG GACACGATGGCGGCGGCGGAGGAGCAGAAGCGCTCGGACTTCAAGGCGGGCCGCGCCTGCGGGCTCTCCGGCCGCGAGATGTTCTCCTTCGACCCCGCCATGGCGGCCGACGCCGAcgccgatgatgatgatggcgaCGCCGTGCTCGGCGACTACGGGGACGACGCCGAGGACGACGCCATCGAGTACCGGGAGATCACCTTCGACGACATCGGCATGGAGGCTTCAGAG GTGGACGATACGGGCACGAAAGCGACGTGCGACCGCCTCCAACAGTTGTCGGCGGGGCTCAGCAACGGCGACGCGCAGGCGGTG GCGGTGCCCATCAACGAGAACCTGTTCCTCGACGACGAGCTGGACGAGGAGCTGCAGGGGCTGGACCTCGACGACTGA